The genomic window CCAGGAATTCGTGGACGAGGTGGACTCGCATCGGTTCGCTTCGGGTGGCTCCCCGTCTCTTGCGGTGAACGGAAGCAGCGAGCTGAACGGTGCGCCTGCCGCGGCGCCGGCCGGGGAGCCGGACCCGGGGCCGCGAGATCCCCGGAGACCGTAGAGGCTGTCGCGGCCCTGGCCCACGATCCTGCGTGCTCGTGACACGATCCCGAGCCGCGGCGCCAGGGCCGGCCCGGCAAGCGATCGCCGGGCGCGCTGCCCCGGCCCCGGGACCGGAGAGCCTCCTGGCACCGTGAACGAGGGGTATGCCAGACTCCAGCGCCCGGTCTGCCGGCCGTCGCGCAGGATCACGGTTTCGCGGCCGCGGGGCACCAGTCCATCCAGGGAAACGCGGGTTCGGGCACGCGGGGCCGGGCGGTGAGGCACACGCGCGCGGCACGGCCTCACCGCAACCGCCGCGATGCCTCAGGGCGAACGCCGTCGGGTCGATAGACGGGAGCGATCATGTGTGGTGTGGTCGGCATATGCAGCCTGCGCGGCGAGCCCGTCGACCCGCAGCCCCTGGAGCGCATGCTCGGGATCCTGCGCCATCGTGGCCCCGATGCAACCGGCGTGTGGGCGGAAGGCCCCGTCGCCCTCGGCCACGCCCGCCTGTCCATCATCGACCTCGCTGGCGGATCGCAGCCCATGCGGAGCCAGGGGGGCGACCTGTGCATCACCTTCAACGGCGAGATCTTCAACTACGTGGAGCTCCGCGAGGAGCTCGTGCGCCGCGGGCACCGGTTCCGGACCCGCTCCGACACCGAGGTCATCCTTCACCTCTACGAGGAGAAGGGCGAGGACTGCGTCCACGACCTCAACGGCCAGTGGGCCTTCGCGATCTGGGACCGGAGACGCAGATCGCTGTTCCTCTCCCGGGATCGTGTCGGTGTCCGACCGCTCTACTACACCGTCGCCGAGGGGCAGTTCCTGTTCGCGTCCGAGGTGAAGGCCCTCTTCGCGCACGGTGCCCCTGCGCGGCGCATCGATCTGCGCGGACTCGATCAGGTGCTCACGTTCTGGACGCCGATTGCGCCGCGCACCGTCTTCGAGAACGTGAAGCAGCTTCCTCCGGGATCGTCCATGCGGGTGTGCGACGGGAAGACCACCACCTGGTCGCATTGGGACGTCCGCTTCGAGCAGGCCCTCGGCCACACCTCGATCGACGAGAACGCCGAGCGGCTTCGCGAGCGGCTGATCGACGCCACGCGCCTGCGCCTGCGCGCCGACGTGCCGACGGGAGCGTACCTCAGCGGAGGCCTCGACTCCTCCATCGTCGTGGCGATGATCGCGCGATTCACCGACACACCGCTACGTACGTTCTCGATCACCTTCGAGGATCCCGAGTACGACGAGAGCGCCTTCCAGAAGGAGGTCGCGCGTCACCTCGGTACGGACCACTATCCGGTGCACTGCACGAAGGCGGACATCGGGCGGGTGTTCCCGGCCGTGATCTGGCACGCGGAGACGCCTCTCGTGCGCACGGCTCCCGCCCCGCTCTACCTGCTGGCCCAGCGCGTGCGCGCAGACGGGCTCAAGGTCGTGCTCACCGGAGAGGGCTCCGACGAGGTCCTGGGCGGCTACGACATCTTCAAGGAAGCGAAGATCCGCGCCTTCTGGGCACGCCAGCCGCAGTCGCGCCTGCGCCCCCTGCTGTTGCGGCGCCTCTATCCCTACATGAAGAACATCCAGGCCCAGCCACCCGCCTACCTGCGCGCCTTCTTCCACGTGAGCGGGTCGCTGCGGGCCAACCCCTTCTTCTCCCACCTGCCGCGCTGGGACCTCACGGCGAAGGCGAAGCTCCTCTACGCCCCTGCCGTGCGGGAGGCCCTCGCCGGCCACGATCCGTTCGCGGCCGCACGCGCGCTCCTGCCGCCGGACTTCGAGCGCTGGGACCTCCTCGAACAGGCGCAGTTCCTGGAGATGCGGATCCTGATGCCGGGCTACATCCTCGCCTCCCAGGCAGACCGCGTGGCGATGGCGCACTCGGTCGAGGCTCGTTTCCCCTTCCTCGACGTGGGCGTGATGGAGCTGGCCGCGCGCATGCCGCCCACGCACAAGATGAAGGTCCTCGACGAGAAGCACGTCCTCAAGCGCGCGGCACGTGATCTCCTGCCTCCCTCCGTCCTGCAGCGTCCCAAGCAGCCCTACCGCGCACCCGACGGCGAGAGCCTGCTCGGTGGCGCAAACGGTGTCGGGCGTCCAGACTACGTGCGAGCACTGCTCGATCCCCGGCGCATCGAGGTCGATGGCTTGTTCGATGCCGACGCCGTGACGAAGCTCGTGGCGAAGTTCGACAAGGGGCGTGCGATCGGCGTCAGGGACGACATGGCGGTCGTGAGCGTGATCTCGACCCAGCTCCTGCTGGAGCAGTACATCAACGGCTTTCGAGGGTGAGCAACGTGCAGGAAATCCTGGAGCAGGTCCGGAACTTCGTGGTGGAGACCTTCCTGTTGGGGGGCGACGAGTCGGCGCTCGGCAACGAGGACTCGTTTCTCGACACGGGTCTCATCGACTCGACGGGGGTCCTCGAGCTCATCGCCTTCCTCGAAGAGCGATTTGCGCTCCAGGTGGCGGACGAGGAGATGATCCCCGAGAACCTCGACTCCATCGCACGAGTCGCTCGCTTCGTCCACGCGAAGGGAAAGGAGCAGGCGGATGGTCGTGTCGCGTGAGATCCCCCGCGACGTGCTGAAGCTCGACGGGGAGGCGGCAACCGACCAGATCGTCCGGACGCTTCGCGAGGCCGTCTTCCAGCGCTTTCGCAAGCGCGGCGTCGTGGTGGCCGTCTCGGGCGGTATCGACAGCAGCGTGGTCGCGGCGCTCGCCGTGCGGGCCTTCGGCCCCGAGCGGGTCTTCGCGCTCCTGCTGCCCGAGGGGGAGTCTGCGGCGGCGCACGAGTCGAGAGAGCTCGGCCTCGAGCTCGTCCGCTCGCTCGCGGTAGAGCACGTGATCGAGGACCTCAGCGAGACCCTGCGAGCCGTTGGCTGCTACCGCCGCCGCGACGAGGCGATCCGCCAGGTGATTCCCGAGTACGGCGAGGGCTGGAAGAGCAAGATCGTCCTGCCGAGCGTGGTGGACAGCGACCAGTACCGGGTCTTCTCCGTGGTGGCCCGCGCGCCCGATGGACGCGAGGTGCGCGCACGCATGAGTACCGAGGCCTATCTCGGCGTCGTCGCGGCCACGAACTTCAAGCAGCGGACACGCAAGATGCTCGAGTACTACCACGCGGACCGCCTGAACTACGCCGTCGCCGGCACGCCGAACCGCCTCGAGTACGATCAGGGCTTCTTCGTGAAGGGCGGCGACGGCCTCGCCGACGTGAAGCCGATCGCCCATCTGTACAAGACGCAGGTCTACGCGCTCGCCGCCCACCTGGGCGTTCCGGAGAACATCCGCCGGCGGCCGCCGACCACGGACACCTACTCGCTGCCGCAGTCGCAGGAGGAGTTCTACTTCTCGCTCCCCTACGACCAGATGGACCTGTGCTTGTGGGGCCGCACGAATGGCGTCGAGCCGGCGGCGGTCGGCAGGTTGCTCGGCCTCTCCGAGGAGCAGGTGAGTCGGGTCTACCGGGACATCGACGGCAAGCGGCGCGTGACCGACTACCTGCGAGCCGAGCCCGTGCTCGTGGAAGCCATCCCGCCTCGCGAGGATGCGTGAGCCGGTCATGACGACGATGCTGGGGGCCGCAGCGCTGGTGGCGGCGATGGCGCTCGGCGTGGTCGCCTGTACGGGCGAGGGCAGCGAGGAGCGGGCTCCTGGCGTTCGGAGCGGAATCGAGGAGCAGGCGATGGAGAGCGATCTCGCGCGGGATCTGCGGCAGGTGGCCGGGGCGCGGATCCTGTTCCAGCACATGTCGGTGGGTTCGAACGTGCTCGAGGGTCTGGAGCGGCTCTTCGCGGGCAGGGAGAAGCTCGACCTCCGCCTGGTCGACGAGGCCGCGGCCCGGTCCCTGCCGGACCCCGTCTTCGCGCACGCGATGGGTGGCAAGAACGGGCATCCGGAGAGCAAGCTCGACGCCTTCGAGAGGCTGCTCGGCGGCGAAGGCGGGACGAGCCCGGACGTCGCGCTCATGAAGCTCTGCTACGTCGACGTGCGCGAGGACACCGACGTCCGTGCGCTCGTCGACCGGTACCGCTCCGTGATCGAGCGCCTGCGCGCTCGTCATCCCCGAACCGTGTTCGTTCACGTGACGACGCCGCTCGAGGTGAGCGATCCCGGGTGGAGGGGCCTGGTGAAGCGCGTCACGGGCTTCGAGGACCGCACGGCGCGCTCGAACATGCGCCGGGCCGGGTACAACGAGCTCCTCCGGCAGGCGTTTCCGAGCGATCCCATCTTCGACCTCGCCGCCGTGGAATCGACGCATCCCGACGGTAGACCCGAGACCTTCCGCCGTGGCGGGACCGACCACCCGAGCCTGGTGCCGGCCTATGCGAGCGACGGCCGGCACCTGAACGCGCTGGGACAGGACCGAGCGGCCCGCGAGCTCGTACGGACGCTCGCGCATGCCCTGCGCGAGCGGGTGGGTGCCGGGTAGCCGTCGGGAGAAGGATCGCCGCCGATGTTCGACCAGGTTCGCGCGGACTACCACCGGCACGGCCGCTCCCTGCTCAATCCCGCCCTCTGGGCGATGGTGGTCTATCGCTTCGGCCGCTGGTCTCTCGCGCGGCGCACACGGGCTGCACGCTGGGTCACGTCGAAGGTCTACGGGCTGCTCTTCCTCGGGGTCGAGCTCGCCACGGGGATCACGCTGAACCGCGAGGCGATCGTGGGCGAGGGATTCCATCTGGTCCATTCGGGCAACATCAAGGTCCATCCCGGGGTGGTGATCGGAGACCGCGTAGGCCTCATGCACGATGTGACGCTGGGAACGAACATGGGACGGGGGGGTGTCCCGCAGCTCGGGAACGACGTCTTCATCGGGGCCGGCGCGAAGATCCTGGGGGCCGTCACGATCGGGGACGGTGCGCGCGTGGCGGCGAACTCGCTGGTCGTCAGCGACGTGCCGCCCGGCGCCACGGCGATCGGGGTTCCCGCGCGGGTGATGCGCTACACCGGGCGCGCTCCCGAGGCGGGCGAGGGGTCCGTACGATCCGAGGAGACGGTCGCCGAGCCGTCCGCCTAGCGCGTCTCGCGAGCCCCGGAGGCGGCGGGATGGGGTGGTGGCGGCGGACCCTTGCGATCGCGATCGGGCTGGCGCTGGCAGCCGCGTCCGCGCCCGCGAGCGGCGCGCCCGACGACCCGCCGCGCGGCGAGACGGCCGCGCACATCGAGGCCCTGGTCTCCGCCGGCTCGCTCGTCGACCTGCGCTGGCCGGACTTCTCCGACTCCCGGAAGGCCCTGATCGAGCTCTACGAGCCGCGCGGCTGGCAGCCCCTCTGGCTCGAGGACGGCCGCCCCACCAGACCCGCCGCCGACGCCACCCACGCGCTCCTCGGCGCCGACGCGCTCGGGCTCTCCGCGGCGGACACCGACGCCGTGCGGCTCGACGGCGCCCGCCAGGGCCTCGCCGCCGGTGCGGCCGCGACGCCCGACACCCTGGCCCGCTTCGACGTCGCGCTGTCGGTGGACTTCCTGCGCCACCTCTCGGATCTCCAGAGCGGGCGGGTGAACCCGAGGCAGCTCTCGTTCGGCTTCGATCCCGGCCCGAGGAGGGACGACCTGGCCGCGGCGGTCGCCCGGGCCGTTGCCGAGGATCGCGTCCCGGAGCTCGTCGCCGACGCGGCGCCGGCCTTCGCGCAGCACCGGCTCCTGGTCGATCAGCTCGCGCTCTACCGGGCCCTCGCCGCCGATACGACCGTCGGCCCGGTCGCCGTGACGGGCAAGCTCGCGCCCGGCGCCCCCTGCCCCGCCTGCGACGGCCTGCGCGACTGGCTGATCGCGCTCGGCGACCTGCCCGCGGGCACCCCGTCGTCGCCGGTCTACGACGCCGGGCTCGTCGCGGGAGTCCAGCGCTTCCAGGCCCGCCACGGGCTCGAGCCCGACGGCGTGATCGGCCCCGCGACCGCCCGCGCCCTCGCGGTGCCCGCCGAGCACCGCGTGCGCCAGATCGTGCTCGCCCTCGAGCGGCTGCGCTGGATCCCGGCCCTGCCGCGAAGCCCCCGCGATGCCGCGGGTTCGGAGCGCGCGATCTTCGTCAACATCCCGGCCTTCGAGCTCTTCGCCTTCGACGAGCTCGGCCGCAGCAGCAGGCCGGCGCTCGCGATGCGCGTCGTGGTCGGCAAGGCCGGTACCCGCACGCCGGTCTTCACGGGCGGGCTCGACACGGTGGCCTTCGCGCCCTACTGGAACGTGCCGCGCAGCATCGTCGTGAACGAGGTCCTCCCGAAGCTGCACCGGAACCCCGGCTATCTCGCCGCCCAGGGCATGGAGATCATGGGCGGTGGCCTGGCCGAGCTCGCGAGCGGAGCGGCGCGGCTGCGCCAGCGGCCCGGCCCGAAGAACGCGCTCGGGCGGGTCAAGTTCCTGTTTCCGAACTCGCACAGCGTGTACCTGCACGACACGCCCGCGCGCGGGCTCTTCGCACGCGCGCGGCGTGACTTCAGCCACGGCTGCATCCGCGTCGAGCGTCCGGACGACCTCGCCGCCTGGGTGCTGCGCGAGCGCGCCGACTGGCCGCCCGCACGCCAGCGCGAGGCGATGGCAGGAAGGAAGGAGATCGCGGTGAAGGTCGACCCGCCGGTGCCGGTCGTGATCTTCTACACCACCGCGGTCGTGCGCCCGGTTCCGGACGGCGCCGGCGGCCTGCGCGCCCAGATCGAGTTCTACGACGACGTGTACGGGTACGACGCGAAGCTCGAGCGCGTGCTGGCCGCCGGCCCGCGTTAGCGCTGGGCGACGGTCGCCGGCTCTTCCCCGCGGCCCGCGAACAACACGCTGCCGCCGCGGATGCGCTCGATCAGGCGGGGCGCCACGTCGGGCGCGAGCGCCGGGCAGCCGAAGCTCCGCCCGACCCAACCGCCGCTGCGGGCGCGGAACGCGGCGCTCACGTAGTCGGCCGGGTGGATCACGATGCGGCGCTCGCGCGCGCGGTCGTTGACGCCGGGGTCGAGGCCGTCGAGCTCGAGCGACAGGCCGTGCTGGCCGGTGTAGGTATCGCCGGTCAGGAAGGTGCCGAGGCTCGTGCGATGGCTCGACGGCTGGTTGCCGAAGCGGACGGCGCGCGCGGGGTCGCGCTCGTCGCCCGAGCCGCGCCCGTGGGCCACGTACTCGTGGGCCAGCACGCGTCGGGTCTCGGGATCCACCACCCACAGGCGCCGCCGCGAGGACGGCAGCGAGTAGTCGATCACGGTGAGGACGGGGTTCGCGACCTGCCCGTTCGCGAGGACGCGGCGATAGGCGGCGAGCGCGCGCTCGAGCAGCTCCGCGCGTGGCAGCACGGCCGCAGCCGAGGCCCGGCCGGCGGCGTGTGCAGGCACCGTCGCGAGCGTGGCGAGCCCGACGGCGAGCGCGAGGAGCCGCAGCGAAGCGTGGCCCGGCCGGCGGCGCGGCATCCGCTCCATGGCTTTCCCCCTGCGCCTTCATCGGTTCGTGGCCGCGGCGGGTGAACCGGTGATGCGCCGGGGACCCTAGCCGAGGACGTGGTCCCGCTCCCCCCTGTGGGGGCCCGCGCGAGCGGGTGCCGTCACGTCGGTGCAATCCCCGGAGCGCGCGGGCCGTGCGCGGCGGGGACAGTCCCGGCGATTCGGCGATTCTCGGGGATCTGGCGGACAGGGGCCGGCGCAGGGCTGTTCTCGTAATGGTGGTCGGGGTGGCAGCGATTCCGGCGAGCACCGGAAGGAGTGCCGCGGGCGCTGCCGGCGCTGCCCTCGTCTAAAGCCCCCGCAGTCGCGGCCCGATAGGGGCGGACATGCGCCTCCCGCCGCTCGCGCTCGCGCTCCTGCTCGCGATCGCTTCGCCGCCGCTCTTCGCCGCTGCGGCGCGGGCCGGCGAGCTGATCCGCTACCGCACGCCCGACGGCTCGATCGGCTTCGTCGACGACGAGAGGCGCCTGCCGGCGGGCGCCGAGGTGCTGTCTCGTACGCCGCTCGAGCCACCGGCGCCGCGGCCCGCAGCGGCCGCGTCCATCGCGCCCGCAGCGCCCCCCGAGGAGGCACCGCCCGCGACGGCACCTCCGGCCGACAGGACCCCAGCGGGAGGCGCCGGCCACGTGCCGCCGGCCACGGAGACGCCCGCGCCTGCCGCCGACGCCTCGAGCGCCAACCCCGGCTGCGACGCGATCGTGAGCCCACTCGACAAGGTGCGCTGCCGCAGCGCGCACGAGCGGCGCTGCAGCCACTACGGTCTCGCTGCCGGCTGCCCGCTCGAGCAACTCGCCGCCGCCGCGGACTGGTGTGCGCGCGGCGCCGCCCTACGCGAGGAGATCGCAGGCCTCGACGACGAGTGGGAAGCGGCCCGGGAGAGCCTCGAGCAGTGCCGCCAGCACGGAGGCGTGCGCCCGGACTGCGAGACCGACGAGCTCGACGAAGCCGAGGCGGCGCGGCGCACCGGCGAGCGCCGCGTCGAGGCCCTCGAAGAGCAGTGTCACGCCGAAGGCTGCCTGCCGGGCTGGGTCCGCGAGGGCTGCGAGTCCGACCCCACCAGCTGACCGCACGCGCAAGCCCGGGAACGGCGCGAGCCCCGGGGACGTGGCCTGCATCTTTTGCGTAGCGGCCGGTGGCCCCTGCTCATTCGGGGTCCGCCACCACGATCGGCGCGGTCGGGGACGGGACCCGTACGCGCGGCTCGTGGGCGTCGGGCGCCGTCACGAAGGCGAGGACGCCGGCGGCGGTGAGCGCCAGGCCCGCCCACTCACGCGGGCCCGCGACCTCGCCGAGCAGCAGGAAGCTCGCGCCGAGCGAGAGCAGCGGGATCGAGGGCACCACGATCGAAGTGGCTCGCGCGAGGTCGAGTCGCGCGATCGTGGCGTACCAGAGCAGGGTGCCGACGAACGAGAGCACGATCCCCTGGAGCGCGAGGACCGGCACGAGGCGCGCGAGCGCGTCGCCGACCGGGAGCCGCGCGACGCCGCCGCTCACGGCCCAGACCGCGGCCAGGATCACGCCCCCGAACAGGTAGCGGGCACCGGTCAGGTTGAGGGGCGCCACGTCGCCGAGTCCACGCAGCACGATCAGGTGCGAGAGCTGCCAGCCGAGCGGCGTCGCGAGCAGGAGGGTGACCCCGAGCCAGCCGTCGCCGCCCGCCGGGCTCAGCGCGAGCGCGATCCCGGCCAGGATCACAGCGACGGCCCCGATCCGCCGGGGCGTCAGCGGGTGGCCGAGTGCGACGCGCGCGAGGAGCAACGAGTAGACGGGCTCGATCTGGAGGCACAGTGCGGTCAGGATCGCGCTCGTGCGCCGCGCACCCTCGTAGAAGAGGAGGAAGGTGACGGCGGTGCCGAGCGCGCCGATCGCGAGCAGGTACGGGAGCCGCGCGCGTGCGAACAGGCGCCCGAGCTCGCCACGCGCGGCGAGCAGCACGAGTGCGGCCAGACCGGCGAAGACGCTGGTGGCGGCGGCCACGAAGAGGCCGTCGGCGGCGCCCGTCGTGAGCTTCGCGACGGCGGGCACGAACGCGCCGTTCAGCGCGCACAGGGCCGCGAACACGAGCCCCGCGCGTTCCTGGGGACGCCCCAACGAGCTCTCCTCCCGATGACCTTCGCTCGCCTTCGGCTCGCTGCGCGTCGGCCTCCGTGCAGGGTAGAGTCCCGCCATGCGGATCGCGACCTGGAACGTCAACGGCGTGCGGGCGCGCCTCGACTTCCTGCTCCAGTGGCTGGCCGAGCGCCAGCCGGACGTGGTCGGCCTCCAGGAGCTGAAGGTTCCCGACGAGCAGTTCCCGTGGGCCGAG from Deltaproteobacteria bacterium includes these protein-coding regions:
- the nadE gene encoding NAD(+) synthase; protein product: MSREIPRDVLKLDGEAATDQIVRTLREAVFQRFRKRGVVVAVSGGIDSSVVAALAVRAFGPERVFALLLPEGESAAAHESRELGLELVRSLAVEHVIEDLSETLRAVGCYRRRDEAIRQVIPEYGEGWKSKIVLPSVVDSDQYRVFSVVARAPDGREVRARMSTEAYLGVVAATNFKQRTRKMLEYYHADRLNYAVAGTPNRLEYDQGFFVKGGDGLADVKPIAHLYKTQVYALAAHLGVPENIRRRPPTTDTYSLPQSQEEFYFSLPYDQMDLCLWGRTNGVEPAAVGRLLGLSEEQVSRVYRDIDGKRRVTDYLRAEPVLVEAIPPREDA
- a CDS encoding serine acetyltransferase; protein product: MFDQVRADYHRHGRSLLNPALWAMVVYRFGRWSLARRTRAARWVTSKVYGLLFLGVELATGITLNREAIVGEGFHLVHSGNIKVHPGVVIGDRVGLMHDVTLGTNMGRGGVPQLGNDVFIGAGAKILGAVTIGDGARVAANSLVVSDVPPGATAIGVPARVMRYTGRAPEAGEGSVRSEETVAEPSA
- a CDS encoding murein L,D-transpeptidase catalytic domain family protein; the encoded protein is MERMPRRRPGHASLRLLALAVGLATLATVPAHAAGRASAAAVLPRAELLERALAAYRRVLANGQVANPVLTVIDYSLPSSRRRLWVVDPETRRVLAHEYVAHGRGSGDERDPARAVRFGNQPSSHRTSLGTFLTGDTYTGQHGLSLELDGLDPGVNDRARERRIVIHPADYVSAAFRARSGGWVGRSFGCPALAPDVAPRLIERIRGGSVLFAGRGEEPATVAQR
- the asnB gene encoding asparagine synthase (glutamine-hydrolyzing); amino-acid sequence: MCGVVGICSLRGEPVDPQPLERMLGILRHRGPDATGVWAEGPVALGHARLSIIDLAGGSQPMRSQGGDLCITFNGEIFNYVELREELVRRGHRFRTRSDTEVILHLYEEKGEDCVHDLNGQWAFAIWDRRRRSLFLSRDRVGVRPLYYTVAEGQFLFASEVKALFAHGAPARRIDLRGLDQVLTFWTPIAPRTVFENVKQLPPGSSMRVCDGKTTTWSHWDVRFEQALGHTSIDENAERLRERLIDATRLRLRADVPTGAYLSGGLDSSIVVAMIARFTDTPLRTFSITFEDPEYDESAFQKEVARHLGTDHYPVHCTKADIGRVFPAVIWHAETPLVRTAPAPLYLLAQRVRADGLKVVLTGEGSDEVLGGYDIFKEAKIRAFWARQPQSRLRPLLLRRLYPYMKNIQAQPPAYLRAFFHVSGSLRANPFFSHLPRWDLTAKAKLLYAPAVREALAGHDPFAAARALLPPDFERWDLLEQAQFLEMRILMPGYILASQADRVAMAHSVEARFPFLDVGVMELAARMPPTHKMKVLDEKHVLKRAARDLLPPSVLQRPKQPYRAPDGESLLGGANGVGRPDYVRALLDPRRIEVDGLFDADAVTKLVAKFDKGRAIGVRDDMAVVSVISTQLLLEQYINGFRG
- a CDS encoding SGNH/GDSL hydrolase family protein, with the protein product MTTMLGAAALVAAMALGVVACTGEGSEERAPGVRSGIEEQAMESDLARDLRQVAGARILFQHMSVGSNVLEGLERLFAGREKLDLRLVDEAAARSLPDPVFAHAMGGKNGHPESKLDAFERLLGGEGGTSPDVALMKLCYVDVREDTDVRALVDRYRSVIERLRARHPRTVFVHVTTPLEVSDPGWRGLVKRVTGFEDRTARSNMRRAGYNELLRQAFPSDPIFDLAAVESTHPDGRPETFRRGGTDHPSLVPAYASDGRHLNALGQDRAARELVRTLAHALRERVGAG
- a CDS encoding acyl carrier protein, whose translation is MQEILEQVRNFVVETFLLGGDESALGNEDSFLDTGLIDSTGVLELIAFLEERFALQVADEEMIPENLDSIARVARFVHAKGKEQADGRVA
- a CDS encoding L,D-transpeptidase family protein, encoding MGWWRRTLAIAIGLALAAASAPASGAPDDPPRGETAAHIEALVSAGSLVDLRWPDFSDSRKALIELYEPRGWQPLWLEDGRPTRPAADATHALLGADALGLSAADTDAVRLDGARQGLAAGAAATPDTLARFDVALSVDFLRHLSDLQSGRVNPRQLSFGFDPGPRRDDLAAAVARAVAEDRVPELVADAAPAFAQHRLLVDQLALYRALAADTTVGPVAVTGKLAPGAPCPACDGLRDWLIALGDLPAGTPSSPVYDAGLVAGVQRFQARHGLEPDGVIGPATARALAVPAEHRVRQIVLALERLRWIPALPRSPRDAAGSERAIFVNIPAFELFAFDELGRSSRPALAMRVVVGKAGTRTPVFTGGLDTVAFAPYWNVPRSIVVNEVLPKLHRNPGYLAAQGMEIMGGGLAELASGAARLRQRPGPKNALGRVKFLFPNSHSVYLHDTPARGLFARARRDFSHGCIRVERPDDLAAWVLRERADWPPARQREAMAGRKEIAVKVDPPVPVVIFYTTAVVRPVPDGAGGLRAQIEFYDDVYGYDAKLERVLAAGPR
- a CDS encoding DMT family transporter; its protein translation is MGRPQERAGLVFAALCALNGAFVPAVAKLTTGAADGLFVAAATSVFAGLAALVLLAARGELGRLFARARLPYLLAIGALGTAVTFLLFYEGARRTSAILTALCLQIEPVYSLLLARVALGHPLTPRRIGAVAVILAGIALALSPAGGDGWLGVTLLLATPLGWQLSHLIVLRGLGDVAPLNLTGARYLFGGVILAAVWAVSGGVARLPVGDALARLVPVLALQGIVLSFVGTLLWYATIARLDLARATSIVVPSIPLLSLGASFLLLGEVAGPREWAGLALTAAGVLAFVTAPDAHEPRVRVPSPTAPIVVADPE